Sequence from the Acomys russatus chromosome 12, mAcoRus1.1, whole genome shotgun sequence genome:
cccaaaaacTTAACCATCATTGCATAGAtatttgtcttagggtttcttttaCTCTGACAAAACTCTGACTATAAGCAATGTGGGGTTTGGCTTACACTTGGCATaaactcaaacagggtaggaacctaGAGGTGCGAGAGTCAGGGAGGAGTGTTGTTTCCGggactgctttcttacagcacccaagACCACTGCcctggggtggcaccacccacagtgagttgTGTTCtgccacatcaatcatcaatcaagaaaacccACTACATGTCTGGAAAAATACTGCTATAAGCTCTGCTGCTCCTGAGCTCTGGCACCCAGAGAGATTTTGGAGGCATTACCCTACTCTTGGCCTGGACATTATGACTTAAAGTCTCTTAATTGGCTTCAGCACGGTTGTTGGTAATCGTCTGGAGCTGGTTGTTTCACTGTGAATTGAAACATTCCCACAAGGAAAGAGCAGGAGGCTCAAGAGACTTGTGCATTGAACTAAATACACGAGTGGAAAAGATGACACATACAGAATTGATGGGAACCCTCTCCCAAGGATTCAGAAGCAGTACACAACTACTGGGAGGGGAGAGTCATCTGCCTACATACCAAGAGGAGATTCTCCCACCTGTCCAGCCGCCTGGAGGtcaggcagagctctgggggtTTTGATTTTTATCACCTGTCTCTcatgttggggtgggctttggtgacgCAGCTGCTTTGTGTCATCTGCTCCTGtgagtaaccccaataaaaactcattggctcactggggggtggggggagactcACCACAGCCTTGCCCATAGGCCAGTCTTGTAGgagcatttcctcagctgaggtttcctcctctaaAATGTTtgtaacttgtgtcaagttgatataaaactagccagcacagtacGGTTCTGTGGTTCTGTGCTGCTGTGTCATGGTCTGTATGTTCCTTGTTCTAGTAGTGCCATGGTGTTTACCATATTGAGGTAGTACACCTTGAAAAGATGCTCTTTCCCTGCTGACTTAAAAACTGTCTTTGGTTTCCGAGAACTTGATCGTGACAGGTAAaggtatttttacatttaatataaaCAGGGCTAATGAGTCTGGATATTGGTTTTCCAATCTGGATATTGTAAGTTtccaacattatttttatttttttaaaaaatgtatcggctgcatggatgtctacatgagagtgtcatatcttggagttacagacagttgtgagctgtcatgtgggtgcttggatttaaacccaggtcctctggaagaacagtcagtgcccttaactgctgagccatctctccaactcctaaCATTACTTTTCAAACACTTCCTCACCTTTCTGTGTTGTGAGGTTCAATTAAATTCAACATAACTTAAAATACCAATCAATGTGATGACAAGAAATTATTGTAATCAAGCCACTACTGACTTATTAGGGCCACAGAACAGACTTCGGAGCTGAGCTGCGATGCTGAAGGGACATTTTATagcatatttaaaggataaaACCTAAagggagggaagctgggaggGCTGTAGCACTGTCCACTTATTTGGACATAAGGGGTTGAACAAGGGAGTTTCCATCAGTCAGGATAGGAGTAGGTTCCTGGGGCTGGAAATATGAACTTTGACACTGCcaggaagatggagaagttgtccttgaaaTGTCTGGATTCAGACAACTGTTTCCACACAACAGAAactgttcagctattgggaagtccctAGCTTCCCTAGGGCCTCAGACCTTGAACTTAagtttctccctatgattaaatAGAGTCTATAAATGAAATGATAGTACTTAGAATAAGTATTTTTTGCTTGTTCACAACATTTGGAGCAGAAAATCAATATCTAGATGCAAGTGCTTCAACTACATTAAGTATAAAGATCTTCAGCAAGGAGAGTGGAATAGTTACTCCATTGCTGTTGCTTCTTAGGAGCAGAAAATCCCTTGGGTCTTTtattttcacaagttggaagttTAACCTAGGTGGTGTTTTGCACTTAGGGTACCCCTCCATTTATCCCAATGCAaatgactcttttaaaaaaagatttattatgtatatagtgttgcacttgcatatacacttgcacaccagaagaggtcaccagatctcattctagatggttgtgagccaccatgtggttgctgggaattgaactcaggacctttggaagggcagccagtgctcttaacctctgagctatctcaccagcctccCTGTAGATCACTCTTAAAATAGATCATCCTTCCCCCACAACTAGGGGATAGTGCCACACAGTGAGCGGGCATCTCCATCTCAAACAACATAATCAAGACAATTTTTCACAGACAAGTCTACATGCCAAGCTAATCTAGACAATCCTTCATTTAAATGctcttcctaggtgattctagactgtgtCTGGCATATAATTAGCACTATCTATCACAGCTTCTTTTTGTTAAACTGTTCGTTCTTTTTTCCATgtattgtttcaattttttaagtTGTCTATGTTCACCTGATGACTATTTGTACTTCTTTCAgacaatcattttaattttttttccaagcacattttatatataagcGTCTTCAGGGTTGGCTATTGGTGATTATTCAGAAACTTTGCTTGTATGTTTTTCTGATTATTCATGATTCTTGCATCGTATGTTGGTGCCTACACACCTGAAAaagcagccacctctccagtctctaTGGACTACTCCAGCAGGGAAAGCTCTTTACCAGTCTGACCAAAGGCTTGTGGGTAGGTTATCTGACAACAATCTTAGCAGGCTGTTCACAGGGGTCTGTTCCCCAGGTTCATCCTGGTGCCATTATCAACTGGGGAAATATGAGCACTGGGTAAAGGCAGAAAGCAAACCTGAAACACTCTTGTAGATGGTAAAATTCAGTGGATATTTATATGTTCACACAATAAAAATTATCACCATTAATTTTAAGACAAAATGAAAGTCTATACCCCCAAGTAGTATATGACATTGAACAATTGTACTGCTTTGCACAGTTCTACATGTCCCCCTCCCTTTACCACGATGCACAGTGTCATTTCAGAAACTAAGCTCCATCACGTGACATTTTGAGGATGAAACTACAATCAGTCATGGATGACCAAGAAGGATATGTGGATTGCcaagaaaaaaagctttattcTTTTAAGCCACTGAGATTTGGGGATACTTTGCAAAAAGAATAATGTAGCCTGATATgactcatacacacataataacaCTCTGATGAGAAATTACTGAGGAAAGGAAAACTATTTTCAGATGTTCAGAATCTGTGACTCAGAAGTGAGTCTGAAAGCTAACTGGCCTccttaaataaaacaagcaaaataggCCAATTTCAAGTCAGATGATCGCTAAAAGAAACTTAGAAGAAAGTGCCTTCATTGAGACGATAAAGGACACGGCTGCCTTATCTACCACGTAGGCATTGCAGCAGACTCCCTTCAGAAACTGCTGCACTGAGGAGAGCAGGATAAGGCTTCTATAACCATTCTTTTTACAGTTTCTTTCTAGAATTCCATCTGCAATTTCTTTGGTTTGTAATATGATGTCAGAGACTGAACTGCTTCCCTGACTGACAGTTGCTTGTCTTTTAACTAGACTATATTCTGCTGGTGCAGtggatccaagtttggttcccagtactcacGCTGCcaaggttcacaaccatctgtaacttctgcTTCAGAGTATCCGACACCTTTATCTAACCTCTACtggtactgcactcacatgcacaaagccACACTCAactacaaagacacacagagatacacacacaaacgtgaatatataaatataaactttaaaagttCCAATTCCACAGAAAAAATAGTTTCACTTCATGTTATTGTTCATTCAACATTTATTAACTGTAAgtggtttaaattttttccaaAGGAGGAcctattcctttaaaatattagaacAGAAAATACAGTACCAACATTAGAAAAAGGGCTGAGACTTCTCTAATAGAATTTATTCCTAAGAAGCAAATGAATTTTGTCTGCTCTCTGAGGAATTCCTAAATTCTATGCATTGTATACTTCtgttacatatatttgtatttaaatgtgTCACAACTTTAGGTAGGTGTAAAATAAACCTTCAGAATTTAGATATTAATGTAGTACCGAGATACCTCTTCTATACAACCTATTTTAATAGAGAAAATACTTACAATCTAGGAATATATACATTCTATGCAAGCATTTAAATTACTTTCGGTATTTACTAACTTAAGTACTCAAGAACGTGATTTGAAGAATCCAGCAGGCTGAAAGTCTGTTTCTCAAGAGAATTGGGATCTTCCACCAACACAGAGATTTTGGAATTTCTATATTCTAAAAGTTCATGATCCTTGCTTGATGACAATAATTCACTGTCAGCTACCCCAATAGTTGCATCTTCTACCAGAATATTTGCCTGGTATGCCCCAACGGGGAGGTCAGGTAGTCCAATGTAGTCGTGATCTGCTACTATCGAGCCTTGCAAGAGATAAAGACTATCTGAAATAGTGAGATCAATAAGCTCATGTTAGAGGTGAAGGtaaacatctttttaaagttaaatataaaaattagttaTCAATATTAAAATCCAGAATGCTCTCTtatcaagctgggcatggtagcacacacctttaatctcagtacctgggaggcagaggcagaggcagagatccaAGCCTCTGCACCCCCCGGCCCACCCCCCACAACCGGCTCATCCCAAAACCTAACGTCTTATTCATTAgacataaacatatacaaaagTCAGCACAGTTATGTGCATataccccccacccacccacaaacagTTCACATTTAAAGAATGTAGGAGCATCAAAAATACTGAAATAAAGACTTCAATATCCTTGTCTGGTTTTGGTGTACATTATATGTATGGGACAAGGAGTAGGAGCGGCATAGGTAAAATTATAGAACTATAATATTGCTACTGATGACATGCTTAAAATCTGTCTACAAAGGATTTCTATATGAATTAATAAGGCTCTTTTAGCCATCTGAACTGCTAAACTCTTATATTTCTAATTTCAGATGCCTTCCAATTTATACAGAATCCATAGTAGTACAATTACATCAATGAGTTATAATATAAAGCTATAAACTAGATGGAGATAAAGTGGCCAAAATCTGACTCCCATGACAAGAATGTCTAAGGAGGTAAGCTTCAGTGAGGCAgctaaacttttctttaagttGTATCTGATAGCAAAATACCTTAGGAATGTTCAAGGTCTACCTAGTCTGCACAACAGGGAAACTTTTCTTGTCTGTATTTTGTTGTACTTTAGCAAACTTATCATTAACCCCCAGGAAAACAGGTTTCAAATAAGTTGCTAAACTAATAGTAAAGTAACACTCTCCTACAATGTATAgaatacaagagaaaaagaaatcctttcaGGTGGGAGTCTCTAACTCGTAACAAAAAGGAACTGCATCCCTGTGTTCTCGTTCTGGATCTTCTACCGAACACGAACAGAGTCTCTTGATGATTTGACTAGTTTACAGAACCTTCCAATCTAAGTTTAAGAAAAGAAGACCGATTACCCGTTTAGATCAGAGAATAGTGGGGATCACACCAAATTTGGTATGTTTGGGAAAACGCCCCTTTTCTAGAAgttcatacatttaaaaacttaaaatttataaGTTTTAGCTCTTAGAAATCCACActataggagctggagagatggctcagcagttaagagcactgtctgctcttccagaagtcctgagttcaattcccagcaaccacaaccatctatgtggcttacaaccatctatactaggatccgatgccctcttctgatatgtaggtgtacatgaagacagagtactcatatacataaatcttaaaaaattaaaaaaaaaagaagtccacaCTATAGTCAGGTGGCATGAGTGGGCTTGCTTGTGTTGAAGTCTCTGCAAACAATATGGCCAGCAGAGAAACGATCCACAAGTGGCAAGAAGGAAATCTGGTTCAGCACAGCTTAGCCGGAATGGTTCAAATAGCTAGAATCTGAGCCCAAGCAGTTTATTTTTAGCTATATTCAAGCGCTGcacaatttcagaaaaaaaaaaaactttcttactgataattaactcaatcccaTGTGTACAACAAAGCTTAAGATATGTTTACACTGAAACTTTTCACAAAGTACATATGGCCTCTTCCACAAAGATGGAACTGTTGACTCTGAAACAATGCTCAGGGTAAACGTCTACGGAAAGTTACTGAGGTAAACACAACAGCCTGTGGGAGTTAGGATTGATTGGCCTAGCACTAAGAGAACACAGAAGTTACCTAGACTGTTGTGAAATACAAGTGACATCCCTCATAAGGATGGTTTTTATTGGATGAGAGGCAATGCTCAAGGTTAGGAAGAAAAGTCTGGGATAAACAAACATAAGAGTCTGGGGGACTCAGGTGAGGCCTGGCTCTACAGACAGTAAAGCATCATCAGGTTATAAACTACATCCATTCCCAGCATTCTGGGTAGAAAACAGGTTTGTGAGTAGGTGAGGCATCAAAAAGAACTCAACTGTCTGATTATTCGCAAACGTTGCTATGCTATTACTGTTTTACTATTACTAGTCACTATCAGTAGTGAACTGGATGGACTCTGCATCTGGAGAGTATGGAGCTACAAGGACTAAGGGATAGTTTCTCCAAATAAGCTTTATTTCTAATAATGTGGACCCCATGAATTTACTGTCATAATGCTTGTTTTATTGATGAAAATATTAACTGTCACAGCCCAATAACGGTTTCCCAAAGTGTCCACCCATTAATCTCCCGAACCTGTGAATGTGTTGCTTTATATGGCAAAAAGGAATCTGGGTAGTCATGAAATTAAAGCTGCCCATGATCTGATCTTAAAATTAGtgagattatttttaagtgtttgggTGGGCCCAAGGACAGAAGTCCTCAAACACAGAAGAGGGAGATACTTGACACACTGCAGGCTTTGAGAAAAGgaataaagcaagaaataaaagaagcatgTAGAACCTAGAAAGGACAAGGAAAtccattctcttctcttctagATGGTCTAGAAATATGACTCTGTCAATGCCTTAATTTTCGCCTGACAATATCAACGTAGTAGTTCTAAGTACCCAAGTTTATGACAATAAATGTGTGCTGCTTGAAGCACTAAATCTGTTGTAGACTGTTATGGCAGCAACATGAAACAAGCacaatgaaaattatttcataaatgggcttttaatcatgaaggaaagaatgaaactAAAACTTTTGGGTGAGGCAGATCCAAATCTatcattaacaaaacaaacaaaagaaaaaccagactCTGTTGGATGGGACAGTGGCTCAACAATACAGCTACCCCTTTAAAAAAGATCATGACTACAAAGGGAcactagtatatttttaaaaattcttatcaaACTAAGTAGCTTAAAGTGTTCAACATCAAAGTAGACAGCACAGCAAACAGGCCTGCTTAAAACAGCAATGACAAATACTGTTAACCTAGTACTGAATGAGTTAGCACAGTATTATGTTCCAGATACGGATGACAGGAACTTGGCAATATAAGCCCATCTCTTTTAGACTGTGACTCTAACACAGCCTAGAAATCAACAGTGGCAAAGAGCAATATGATTGATTGATATAAACAGACACTTAAACTCCTTTTGGATATTGGATGTTGAAGTTCATGACAAATAAAAAGGTTTGATGGTTAAAGATACTGTTTTCATTAAATTCCCTTTGTGGACTCTTCAAAGTCAGCTGCTGaggtaaaagattttttttttaaggaaaattcaTGATGCTGAGGAAAAAGATGGAATAAGCTACATTTACTCTTTATTTCTACTGATGAAACacgaaaaatataaaaaaataaaaaggatcaaATCTACCAAAGAACTAGTTTACAGCATGGTTCATAGGAAAATTAACCCACTTAACAATCTCAAATGCTTATGCTAATAGCAATAGTGACACAACCGTTTTCTTAGATTATTATAAGAAACATTTCCAGAAAATTTAAACACGAGCCAAAAAATATATTGCTTCTGTTTAGAAACTTGTGTTCTCAACTGGTTTCTGAAATATtcagaaggaaaataatttgacttcctttctAAATGTCTTTGATAAGAGAAAACCTGAAGAATATTGAACAAGAACCTGGCACAGCAACATTCTACATGCAGATCTTGTATGAATAAAGGTTAACATGCTAGAAGGAAACATGTTCTGAAGGTGAAGGGCTGAACAGGAAATCTTGGTGACATTACAGAACTCATACAATCCCTTTTTCTACTTAGATGGTAGAAGGGAGTGTTTAAGACAGCTCTGAAGTGAGAAGTCACAGAAATCAATGTATGTCCTCTTACAAGAGGATGAAATTACCCACATGTCTGGAGTTGAAGATAAGTTTGTAGCTAGAGCAACTGGTTTcatcacaagaaagaaaagcattcacAGCTCTTCACAGAGAACTGGGGTTCAAAGCAGAAGTGGCTAAGAACTGCTATACCGAGGAGCCTCACAAGGGCTTCATATCTCAACAAAGGGCTAGGGTAAGCACAGGTCATTGGTTATTGCTTGTTGTTTTCCTTATCAATTAAGTAACTTGTTTTGATATTAAAGTATAGTGTATCACCATTAGATGTAACTTTCATTCAAATAATATCAATGCGTCATCTTTCTTTTGTCCTTAGATTACTATTTAGCATATACTCATTGTACAGATTGAGCAAAGTTTATGACAGGCATGCATGAAAATGGTACAATGTATTATCTTCTTTACAGAAAAAGCATAATTATAAAATAGGTGCCAAATAACTTCCTTTCATTCACCTAATTCAGAGAAACTCTAGGGAATAAAAATACAGCAGGAGAAAATAGAATAATCTTGCTGAAGGGGACTTAATATGAAAACCATGACAAAATGTCATTTAAATCCTATAAGGGAAAAGACTAGAGATCAGGAATGCTCTTTGGCATAGTTTGGGGCATTATAAATTTAATGGAAATTATAATTCTATAGTCTGATAGCACTCGAGTGctccccatcctccacccttACCTATCACAATCTATGACCTAATTATCAAGCCATATTCAAAGGAAACACATTTTCAAAGTTCTCTTACTTATCTCACAACTAGATTCTGGACAATATGTTTTCTTTGGCAATAATAGTCTTAGCTGCTATTTTTCCACATAAAAATGATGTAGAAAGTGATAGGATATTATGCAAAACTGGAGATAGAATCTTCCTTTCTTGAAACAGGTTCTGCATTTTTCATAGCAATTATGAAAAGTATAACAGAtgtcaaaacaaaaattttcatttgtttgcttttatataacaataataagTCTAATAATaagtctaataataataataataataataataataataataataataataataatcctacttgttttctaatgagaagaaagaaaaaagtgggttTGGGAAGGTGGGGAGTCTCTGGGAGTTGTTAGAGAAGGGGAAAaggtaatcagaatatattgtatgaaaaatctattttcaaccaaaaaaaaaaaaaaaaaaaaaaaaagtaaagaaaacgaGTTTGTGAAAGTACATTCTAATCAAACAGACTGCTAGAGAGAACTAAAGCTCTGTAAGTTTTATGTTTCAtcaaaggagggaaggaagtttGCTTGAAACTCTAACCTCTCTTCTCAAAGAAAACGAAACGCGGGAGCAGTAGAGGTACTTACCCTGCTCGCTGGACTCTCTTACGTAAGGCCGAAGGTGGGACATTTTGATAGGCCTCTTAAGCCTGGTGCCAGTGCTGTCTCTCAGGACGGCACAGCCACTGTCTGTAACGTAGTCTATGACACAGGGACCAACCCATTCGGACTGGAAACGGCCATCCTTCCACCAGTTCTTCCTCTGTCTTAGGACTTCATGACCCACTTTTAAGTGAAATGGGTTTAACtgctttggcttctttttaacAGTCTTGGTTTTATTTAGTTCTTCCGAATTGTTGTTCTCCATCTGTAAATACATGACACAGTTACGCCATGGTTCGAGTTTGCATGCACACACTGGTAAGTACGACAACAGGTATTTACTGAGCTGCTACAGAAACAAAGGTTGAGCACTAATGAGTTCTTTACAGTCAGTATCAATACTTTCTCTTTACACAGAAGGCAAAATAAACCAGGCTGAGTGGTTCTAAGTACTTGGACTAGCACAAGTACTGAGTACAGAGTTCTACACCTGCTAACAAGGATACAGGCTAGAAACCAGGTCTACTCAGTCTTCCCACACTTAGGGTTTCCTGTCATCTCTAAGAATTTCATGGCTTTAAGCAGACTATTTAGGGTTTGGGGAACATGTTCAGTGGTAAGGTAAACACCTGACACACACTCACGAGGGCCTATGCCtagattcccagtacccactggACCcagcagcacatgtctgtaaccccagcgaTTGTGGGAACATTGTGGAAAGGGAAGAGCCTGGTGCACCCAGGAGCTGCCTGGTCAGTCAGCTGGCATAACTGAGTTACTGAGCTCCACTTTCAGTGAGGGCTCTacactcaaaaaataaggcagacaTGGGATGTCCATTcctagcctccacacacatgctcacacatgtgcacatgcacccacacaaacacagctACTCTACAAATGCACATTCACACAAAAGTAATAAACAAGAATATTACTTAAGCAATTAGGCAGAACTTGGTAGATAAcacctttctttttgttgttgcttaatGGTACATTATGTCCACATATGTGAGCATGGCCAAATGCTAAGAATGTAAGCATAAGTCCTCCCTAATTAGGCTTCACAGAGGGAATTTTTCTAGTATCTAGAATCACCTGGCTCGCTGACGGCGTCTTGTTCTCCACTACTGCATCGGCCTCTCTAACTGCAGCTAAGATTCTAGCAAATACACTTGTATTTTCACCACCCACTTCATCAGGACACTCCAACACACAAGGATTCCGATTGAACATTTGGAAGTATGGTGTGTTTTTAGTAGGTTcctatttttaagaaaaacagaaaacatgtcaaaacaaaaacccttgtaTCTCCCTGGAAATCAGAAGTAAGCAATTAATACTAAAAAGGAACATACCGAGTGAGTCACattgaaagcaaaggaaagagctGGCAAATGCTCATCCCAGTTGTTTGGGTGGTCGGCACAGTGTTTGGAGAGAAATGTTTTGATTGTGCTAGGTGTACTTTCAGATGGATTCACACTTCCAGAAGCATTTGAAATTACAATCTGTTTTGTACCAAATAATCTATACAGTTCTACATTGAtctgaaaaatatgaaaaacaatactgtttaaatttcttatttttactctGGCTTTAAAAAGGTTTCAAGAAATCCAAAGTCTTGTCTTTCACTGACCACAGGCATTTGGATAAAACACATGTGCATTTTGGGTAAAATCCTACTGAGTGCTGAGCAACACATTAGATTCCTGTCATTTTTGTCATTACATGTCAGGATGATCTTATGATGTGTTACTAACTCCATTTTAGAAACACAAGCTGAAGCTTTGGGAGTCTAAGCATCTGACCCAGTGTATACACACAacaaggaagtggaggaagagaattGAAAACTAACTTTGTGGTCAAGTAACTTTAAATTCAGTACACTGTTTTCAAGGAAAATGAGGTCACATGACACAACCACTGACACCTTTgcactcagtttcctcatctgtaagttGAGAAAACTCCCACATACAGCTGGCTAGGGGCATAGACAAAGGAATGCTTGTAAGAAACCACACACATCTTAGCAAGGAACAAGTACTTTATAGATTTTAACTACAACCATTATTGCTGttataacaataatttttaagtacAAGACTTCAAAGAAGTCAGAATGAGTTTAGGACACTCAAGTCTCTCAAATGCAAGGCAACTCTTTAACTGCCTCAATGCttgcatgttgttgttgttatgtagtTTAATTTAGTTAATCTTTGAAAAGAATAGTTTATACAAATAACTCAGAATTAGAAAGGTAAAGTTTATTAAAGAGAAGCTAATAccgtaaacaaacacacaaacacacattttccaAGCTCCCCgaaggcagacatggtcctgtgAAAGCTACAGCAAAACAGATACAAGTTAAAACTGCTGCACACATTCAGCTATCACTAGCTTTCTTTGCCCCCTGTCCTCCTTGCTAACTGCAATATAAATATTATGACATGGGCTCTGGCAGCCACAATATCAGCACAGGTTGACAGTTATACTCCAAATATGGGAGGACAAAAGCTTGGAGCTAGGGTCCCCACTGATGCTCAGAGCTTTCATGCTAACCTTATATAGTGTTACATTCCTTTTACCTGAGTACAAAATAAGCTTCTATTTCAATTTTGGTTTTAAGAACAGGACAGGAATTCTCTGTTACTGCACCCAAGCATGACTCCTTCCCTATTCTTATGTGGGAGACTGGAATACACTTAGGCCCTGTGACCACTCCATAATGAATAGGTTGGTGAAATTTAGATTTTATATCCATAAATTTAATTAAGTGCTGAAATGAAAGCATGAATGAGGAATCTACTTGTACATGCTGTGTTTCCACTTTGCTCCTACCATGCTTCCAAGGCCATGGGTGACTACTGAATGATTTAATATACGACTATTAATCTGCGGCATTAGAAAAGTCTTTTAGTTTGTATACCTATTATCATAGTTacctatgtaaatatttaatatgtacatataaaagtattctttatattttaaacacgATATAAACATATTCAATATTCTAGTCTTTTTAacattcttttattatattttcattttggttgtTCTTAAGCTAGAAGTAAACAAATATCATTTAGTTCATTCATTTCACTTTAGCTTGAAGATACCAAAAGACAGGTTTACAAACTACTTAGTggtaaagtaataataaaaattctgttttcctaatttcttttcaaCAAATCTAGTAGTATACATTATATTCCTCCATATTTACAGCAACTTATTTGATTGTATTAAATACCCTATTATGCACACAGCACTATGTGCCAGATACTGAAAGAGTGATACATGCTCCCAAATGTGAGCACTTTGTCTTACCTGTTCAATGAATTCATCTCTTTGGTCTATTATCATTTTCTGAGGAGG
This genomic interval carries:
- the Gin1 gene encoding gypsy retrotransposon integrase-like protein 1, which translates into the protein MVRSGKNGDLHLKQIAYYKRTGEYHPTTLSSERSGIRRAAKKFVFKEKKLFYVGKDRKQNRLVVVSEEEKKKVLRECHENSAGVHHGISRTLTLVESSYYWTSVTNDVKQWVYACQHCQVAKNTVIVAAQQHLPVVGSPWSVVTVDLTGPFHTSNRSHVYAIIITDLFTKWVVILPLCDVSASEISKAIINIFFLYGPPQKMIIDQRDEFIEQINVELYRLFGTKQIVISNASGSVNPSESTPSTIKTFLSKHCADHPNNWDEHLPALSFAFNVTHSEPTKNTPYFQMFNRNPCVLECPDEVGGENTSVFARILAAVREADAVVENKTPSASQMENNNSEELNKTKTVKKKPKQLNPFHLKVGHEVLRQRKNWWKDGRFQSEWVGPCVIDYVTDSGCAVLRDSTGTRLKRPIKMSHLRPYVRESSEQDSLYLLQGSIVADHDYIGLPDLPVGAYQANILVEDATIGVADSELLSSSKDHELLEYRNSKISVLVEDPNSLEKQTFSLLDSSNHVLEYLS